From a single Cyanobacteriota bacterium genomic region:
- a CDS encoding Mur ligase family protein: MSQERFQHARFLGAEGIGMSALIKILAKQQPQVKISKSDLSYKQNDPLDDDIDLVVRSTAIGISDSDYLELKSRGLPIWHRRDMLNYLSKDHKQIVVSGTHGKTTCSAMLAHILVELGFDPSFAVGGILSNYASNARAGSGEYFVLEGDESDKSFTITNPYLALVTCIEEDHLENYPGGLIEIRDCFYKFLDSAQIAVVNIDDPLLKEYVIARETKQPSGRTLIRYSSSELNDYDIQLTMPGEYNKLNALGCIKAATAVIARTEQSEGRGNLPTTEAMLEALKSFTGIKRRFELINPNYNGIRVYDDYAHHPTEVKALLEGVLSLNPKRLVFVYQPHHPERTQQFWNDFVEVFQEFPEPHLCLIADIYVARSKHIPGINSARLVQEIGKDNVRYLAPIDTGETSQGNLADIVAALKPGIETELQDCDYLFIVGAGNIAKVAGAFGLELLKNS; the protein is encoded by the coding sequence ATGTCTCAAGAGAGATTCCAACATGCAAGATTTTTAGGAGCCGAAGGCATCGGCATGTCTGCGCTAATTAAAATCCTTGCCAAGCAACAACCACAAGTCAAAATTTCGAAGAGCGATTTAAGTTATAAGCAAAATGATCCTCTTGATGATGATATTGACTTAGTAGTGCGCAGTACCGCAATTGGCATTAGTGACTCTGATTACCTCGAACTCAAATCGCGCGGCTTGCCAATTTGGCATCGCAGAGACATGCTCAACTATCTCTCGAAAGATCACAAACAAATTGTAGTCTCGGGTACTCACGGCAAAACAACTTGCTCAGCGATGCTTGCGCATATTTTAGTTGAGCTTGGTTTTGATCCTAGTTTTGCAGTTGGCGGGATTTTGTCGAATTACGCAAGCAATGCTAGAGCAGGTTCTGGAGAGTATTTTGTGCTCGAGGGTGATGAAAGTGACAAAAGTTTTACCATTACCAATCCCTATCTTGCCTTGGTTACTTGTATTGAAGAAGATCATCTTGAGAACTATCCTGGTGGACTGATTGAGATTCGTGATTGCTTTTACAAGTTTTTGGATTCTGCCCAGATTGCAGTAGTGAATATCGATGATCCGCTACTAAAGGAATACGTCATTGCGCGCGAAACAAAGCAACCCAGCGGAAGGACTTTGATTAGATATTCAAGTTCTGAATTAAATGACTACGACATTCAATTAACAATGCCAGGTGAATACAATAAGCTCAATGCACTTGGATGTATCAAAGCAGCTACCGCTGTCATTGCGAGAACTGAGCAAAGTGAAGGGCGTGGCAATCTTCCAACAACAGAGGCGATGCTAGAAGCTCTCAAGTCATTTACTGGAATCAAACGTCGCTTTGAATTAATCAATCCAAACTACAATGGCATTCGTGTCTACGACGACTATGCCCACCACCCCACCGAAGTCAAAGCCCTACTCGAAGGAGTACTAAGCCTTAATCCCAAACGACTTGTTTTTGTCTATCAACCTCATCATCCAGAACGCACTCAACAATTTTGGAATGATTTTGTAGAAGTCTTCCAAGAGTTTCCAGAGCCGCATCTTTGTTTGATTGCTGATATTTATGTAGCTCGCAGTAAACATATTCCAGGAATAAATTCAGCGCGTTTAGTCCAAGAGATTGGCAAAGACAATGTCCGCTACCTTGCTCCAATTGACACTGGCGAGACTTCTCAGGGCAATCTTG
- the rpsT gene encoding 30S ribosomal protein S20 produces MPNIKSAKKRVKTAERNRINNATVRSSMRTAIRDVRQAIEAANSEEALAKLPMAFSRIDRAVKRKVIHLNAAARYKSRLAAKIKALAA; encoded by the coding sequence ATGCCAAACATTAAATCAGCAAAGAAAAGAGTAAAAACAGCAGAGCGCAACAGAATCAATAACGCCACTGTTAGATCAAGTATGCGTACGGCCATCAGAGATGTCCGTCAAGCAATAGAAGCAGCTAATAGCGAAGAAGCTCTTGCAAAATTGCCAATGGCATTTTCTAGAATCGACAGAGCTGTTAAGCGCAAAGTTATTCATCTTAATGCCGCTGCTAGATACAAATCTAGATTAGCTGCCAAGATCAAAGCTCTTGCTGCTTAG